The following coding sequences lie in one Streptomyces xiamenensis genomic window:
- a CDS encoding acyl carrier protein, with translation MRDTREANGMEADVRAKVTGILRENFEVDAAALDRDPTLDDLAFDSLTIVELATALEKEFETPVDEEELSAELTVSGLLRLVLEKASTPAAARG, from the coding sequence ATGCGGGACACGAGAGAGGCGAATGGAATGGAAGCGGACGTGCGGGCGAAGGTTACGGGAATCCTCAGAGAAAATTTCGAAGTCGACGCGGCGGCCCTCGATCGGGACCCGACGCTGGACGATCTGGCCTTCGACTCCCTCACCATCGTGGAGTTGGCGACCGCGCTGGAGAAGGAGTTCGAAACCCCCGTCGACGAGGAGGAACTCTCCGCCGAGCTGACGGTTTCCGGGCTGCTGCGGCTGGTGCTGGAAAAGGCGTCGACCCCAGCCGCCGCGCGCGGCTGA